The following coding sequences lie in one Veillonellaceae bacterium genomic window:
- the recG gene encoding ATP-dependent DNA helicase RecG has translation MHEFWSKNIQFIKGVGPTKAALLNKLGIFTISDLIEHYPRRYEDRSQLKLISLLNDGLVETFQAKVVSFADSKPRPNLIITKAVVQDTSGIANLVWFNQPYKKKALRIGMNLFVSGKIQRKFYQCEVLNPDIETVDADDHINTGRIVPIYPANESISQKWLRLLLWQVLTGDHYNRPIETLPQAIIEQYNLMDRYDSILNIHFPKDQISLAKARHRLAFEELYLLQCGLSYLKQKNKQKCLGIKHAADGELVKKILHSLPFDLTNDQRRVLAEITADMEDTLSMQRLVQGDVGSGKTIIAALALAKTVENGFQGAMMAPTEILAEQHYQTLNSIFIPCGVKTALLTGKLSRRKRQDILLQIKTGQVDIIIGTHALIQDDVEFNRLGLVVTDEQHRFGVLQRARLQLKGTMPDVLVMTATPIPRTLALTVYGDLDVSSIRQLPPGRKPIRTFIRGSAGRKRVYDFVAAETAKGRQAYVVCPLVEESEKIQAQAATTLYEELTQGYLRNIPCGLLHGKLANKDKEAIMAEFYSGRIKVLIATTVIEVGVNVPNATIMVIEGAERFGLAQLHQLRGRIGRGTKLSYCILLSDTKNDDTRERLTILTETNDGFAISEEDLKLRGPGQFWGTRQHGMPDLKIASILRDTPILLEARKAAEWTFASPERLELIRPAVSKWFGESYLMAFQG, from the coding sequence TTGCACGAGTTTTGGTCTAAAAACATCCAATTTATAAAGGGAGTAGGCCCAACTAAAGCTGCATTATTAAACAAGTTAGGTATATTTACCATATCTGATTTGATTGAGCATTATCCACGACGCTACGAAGATCGCAGCCAATTGAAACTAATAAGTCTACTTAACGACGGCTTAGTTGAAACATTTCAAGCCAAAGTAGTCAGCTTCGCCGATTCAAAGCCACGGCCAAATCTTATTATTACAAAGGCTGTAGTCCAAGATACCTCTGGTATTGCAAATTTAGTTTGGTTTAATCAACCCTACAAGAAAAAAGCTTTACGAATCGGCATGAATTTATTTGTTTCCGGAAAAATTCAGCGAAAGTTTTATCAATGTGAAGTATTAAATCCTGATATTGAAACAGTCGATGCCGATGATCATATAAATACCGGCCGCATTGTTCCTATATATCCCGCTAATGAAAGTATAAGCCAAAAGTGGCTCCGTTTACTGCTTTGGCAAGTTCTTACCGGCGATCATTATAACAGACCTATTGAAACACTTCCACAAGCAATTATTGAACAGTATAATTTAATGGATCGTTACGATTCTATTTTGAATATACATTTTCCAAAGGATCAAATTTCCTTGGCAAAGGCCAGACATCGTTTAGCCTTTGAAGAGCTTTACCTGCTGCAATGCGGCTTGTCTTATCTAAAACAGAAAAATAAGCAGAAGTGCCTTGGTATAAAGCATGCTGCAGACGGCGAGCTTGTAAAAAAGATATTGCATTCTCTCCCTTTTGACCTTACCAATGACCAAAGACGAGTACTAGCAGAAATCACAGCTGACATGGAAGATACCCTTTCTATGCAAAGGCTAGTTCAAGGTGATGTTGGTTCAGGAAAAACAATAATTGCGGCCTTAGCATTAGCAAAAACTGTCGAGAATGGGTTTCAAGGAGCTATGATGGCTCCGACCGAAATTCTTGCTGAACAACATTATCAAACTCTTAATAGTATTTTTATACCTTGCGGAGTAAAAACTGCACTACTGACCGGCAAACTTTCCCGACGCAAACGTCAAGATATTTTGCTGCAAATTAAAACAGGACAAGTTGATATTATCATCGGCACACATGCTCTAATTCAAGATGATGTAGAGTTTAATAGACTAGGCCTAGTTGTGACTGATGAACAGCATCGTTTTGGAGTATTACAGAGAGCTCGGCTTCAACTAAAAGGCACTATGCCGGACGTCTTGGTTATGACAGCTACGCCAATACCTCGAACTTTAGCACTAACGGTATATGGGGATTTGGATGTATCTAGTATAAGACAGTTACCTCCAGGTCGAAAACCGATTAGAACCTTTATCCGCGGAAGTGCAGGAAGAAAACGCGTTTATGATTTTGTGGCAGCTGAAACTGCAAAAGGCCGTCAAGCTTATGTAGTTTGTCCACTTGTTGAAGAGTCTGAAAAAATCCAAGCACAGGCTGCAACTACACTATACGAAGAACTTACGCAGGGTTACTTGAGAAATATTCCTTGTGGATTACTGCATGGTAAGCTGGCCAATAAAGATAAAGAGGCTATAATGGCTGAATTTTATAGCGGACGCATCAAAGTTTTGATTGCTACAACAGTCATCGAAGTCGGGGTCAATGTCCCGAATGCCACTATAATGGTAATCGAAGGCGCTGAAAGATTTGGTCTTGCCCAGCTTCATCAGCTGCGTGGGCGTATAGGCCGAGGCACAAAGCTTTCATATTGTATTTTGCTCTCTGATACTAAAAATGATGATACAAGAGAACGTTTAACTATACTTACCGAAACAAATGATGGTTTTGCCATATCCGAAGAGGATCTCAAGTTGAGAGGCCCAGGACAATTTTGGGGAACTAGACAGCATGGAATGCCTGACTTAAAAATTGCTAGTATTTTAAGGGATACCCCAATTTTACTTGAAGCTAGAAAGGCTGCGGAGTGGACATTTGCATCACCAGAACGCCTTGAACTGATCCGGCCAGCGGTGTCGAAATGGTTTGGAGAATCCTATTTGATGGCCTTCCAAGGTTAA